One genomic region from Streptomyces venezuelae encodes:
- a CDS encoding S1 family peptidase: protein MLAVAAGLAAVAALAVPTASADTAQTYGAERLSAASDAVLAADVAGTAWHVDSATGAVVVTADSTVSAAEIAKIKRQAGANAGAIRVERTPGTFTKLISGGDATYADGGWRCSLGFNVRDSGGAYYFLTAGHCTDGAGTWYSNSSRSTVLGSTAGSSFPVNDYGIVRYTNSSVTKSGTVGGVDITSAANATVGMSVTRRGSTTGTHSGSVTGLNATVNYGGGDIVYGMIRTNVCAEPGDSGGPLYSGSRAIGLTSGGSGNCSSGGTTFFQPVTEALSAYGVSVY from the coding sequence ATGCTCGCCGTCGCGGCCGGTCTCGCCGCCGTCGCGGCGCTCGCCGTCCCCACCGCGAGCGCCGACACGGCACAGACCTACGGCGCCGAACGGCTGTCGGCGGCGAGCGACGCCGTGCTCGCCGCCGACGTGGCCGGCACCGCCTGGCACGTCGACAGCGCCACCGGCGCGGTCGTCGTCACCGCCGACTCCACGGTCTCCGCCGCCGAGATCGCGAAGATCAAGCGGCAGGCCGGGGCCAACGCCGGAGCGATCCGGGTCGAGCGGACCCCCGGCACCTTCACCAAGCTGATCTCCGGCGGCGACGCGACCTACGCCGACGGCGGCTGGCGCTGCTCCCTGGGCTTCAACGTCCGGGACAGCGGGGGCGCCTACTACTTCCTCACCGCCGGTCACTGCACCGACGGCGCGGGCACCTGGTACTCCAACTCCTCGCGGTCGACCGTCCTCGGCTCCACCGCCGGGTCGAGCTTCCCGGTCAACGACTACGGCATCGTCCGCTACACCAACAGCTCGGTCACCAAGTCCGGCACCGTCGGCGGCGTGGACATCACCAGCGCCGCCAACGCGACGGTCGGCATGTCGGTCACCCGCCGGGGCTCCACGACCGGCACCCACAGCGGCTCGGTCACCGGCCTCAACGCCACCGTGAACTACGGCGGCGGGGACATCGTCTACGGCATGATCCGCACGAACGTCTGCGCCGAGCCGGGCGACTCCGGCGGCCCGCTCTACTCCGGCAGCCGGGCGATCGGCCTCACCTCGGGCGGCAGCGGCAACTGCTCCTCGGGCGGGACGACCTTCTTCCAGCCGGTGACGGAGGCGCTGAGCGCCTACGGGGTCAGCGTCTACTAG
- a CDS encoding DNA polymerase thumb domain-containing protein: MILCVRFRLEPMGEALLPQLVELIGEFTPTVEAAPPAEVLADVRGALRYFGWNPAELASVIRVRALALYGVDCVIGAGPNRMLARMAASEARPGVTLVVEDPAAFLRDRPVVTLDGVGRATARTLCGYGLDSVGRVADAPLGVLQRLVGAKTGRELWERARGIDRTPVVPNAVSRSTAAERSFPHDEIDRTEHRRALLSLATELGARLRTERQVCRSLAVTVRYADRSTTTRSRTLPEPTAHSAALTALAYAVHDSFGLQRARVRGIALRAEGLTAAEGAAHQLSLDPVDEKTRRIEAVADRARAKFGPRAVLPGSLAA, encoded by the coding sequence ATGATCCTCTGCGTACGCTTCCGCCTCGAACCGATGGGGGAGGCCCTGCTCCCGCAACTGGTGGAACTCATCGGCGAGTTCACCCCGACCGTCGAGGCCGCCCCGCCCGCCGAGGTGCTCGCCGACGTGCGCGGCGCGCTGCGCTACTTCGGCTGGAACCCCGCCGAGCTCGCCTCGGTGATCCGGGTCAGGGCGCTCGCCCTGTACGGCGTCGACTGCGTCATCGGCGCCGGGCCCAACCGGATGCTGGCCCGGATGGCCGCGAGCGAGGCCCGGCCCGGCGTCACCCTCGTCGTCGAGGACCCGGCCGCCTTCCTGCGCGACCGGCCGGTCGTCACGCTCGACGGCGTCGGCCGCGCCACCGCCCGTACTCTCTGCGGCTACGGACTCGACTCCGTCGGCCGGGTCGCCGACGCGCCGCTCGGCGTGCTCCAGCGGCTCGTCGGTGCGAAGACCGGCCGCGAGCTGTGGGAACGGGCCCGAGGCATCGACCGCACCCCCGTCGTCCCGAACGCGGTCTCCCGGTCGACGGCCGCCGAACGCTCCTTCCCGCACGACGAGATCGACCGTACGGAGCACCGCAGGGCCCTCCTCTCGCTCGCCACCGAGCTCGGCGCACGGCTCCGCACGGAGCGGCAGGTGTGCCGCTCGCTCGCGGTCACCGTGCGGTACGCCGACCGCAGCACCACGACCCGGAGCCGTACCCTGCCCGAACCGACCGCCCACTCGGCGGCGCTCACCGCCCTCGCGTACGCCGTCCACGACTCCTTCGGCCTCCAGCGGGCCCGGGTGCGGGGCATCGCCCTGCGCGCCGAGGGCCTGACGGCTGCCGAAGGGGCCGCCCACCAGCTGTCCCTGGACCCGGTGGACGAGAAGACCCGACGGATCGAGGCGGTGGCGGACCGGGCGCGGGCGAAGTTCGGCCCGAGGGCGGTGCTGCCGGGCTCGCTGGCGGCCTGA
- a CDS encoding GNAT family N-acetyltransferase, giving the protein MTFVRPARPDELPALVEHPDDPERNAATRAYLAQLLDSACTRPEWCLVAEDDDGRLTGSVVLWTIPGHEVPLAFVLFEAPEDSPETGAALLDTAAAKARELGATELEHVVDSPAQAPQYQRNPEHRGELLRTSGYGVVRDGRRFSLRTPGAPDGPPADDPRLTFRSLAELGPEPFVAALAELLADTADARLAADVRQHGARRAAELLFEETAELKHEPEWWELGYDADGTVAVISLPAENPSVPVIGFVGVTPAHRGKGYATSAVVRGTRVLTAAGATEIRGDCDAANVAMARAFERAGYVNFADRLEFARTL; this is encoded by the coding sequence GTGACATTCGTCCGCCCCGCCCGTCCCGACGAACTCCCCGCCCTGGTCGAACACCCCGACGACCCGGAGCGCAACGCCGCCACCCGCGCCTACCTCGCCCAGCTCCTCGACAGCGCGTGCACCCGGCCCGAGTGGTGCCTGGTCGCCGAGGACGACGACGGGCGGCTCACCGGCAGCGTGGTGCTGTGGACCATACCGGGGCACGAAGTCCCGCTCGCCTTCGTGCTGTTCGAGGCGCCGGAGGACTCGCCGGAGACCGGGGCGGCCCTGCTCGACACGGCGGCGGCCAAGGCCCGGGAGCTGGGCGCGACGGAGCTCGAGCACGTCGTCGACTCCCCCGCCCAGGCCCCCCAGTACCAGCGGAATCCGGAGCACCGGGGCGAGCTGCTGCGGACGTCCGGCTACGGCGTGGTCCGCGACGGCCGGCGGTTCAGCCTCCGCACCCCCGGCGCACCGGACGGGCCGCCCGCCGACGACCCCCGGCTGACCTTCCGCTCACTCGCCGAGCTCGGCCCCGAGCCCTTCGTCGCGGCCCTCGCCGAGCTGCTCGCGGACACCGCCGACGCCCGGCTCGCGGCCGACGTACGGCAGCACGGCGCCCGCCGCGCGGCCGAGCTGCTCTTCGAGGAGACGGCTGAGCTGAAGCACGAGCCCGAGTGGTGGGAGCTCGGCTACGACGCGGACGGCACGGTCGCCGTGATCAGCCTCCCCGCCGAGAACCCCAGCGTTCCGGTGATCGGTTTCGTCGGCGTCACGCCCGCCCACCGAGGCAAGGGGTACGCCACCTCCGCCGTCGTCCGGGGCACGCGTGTCCTGACCGCCGCCGGGGCCACGGAGATCCGCGGGGACTGCGACGCCGCGAACGTCGCGATGGCCAGGGCCTTCGAGCGGGCCGGGTACGTGAACTTCGCCGACCGGCTGGAGTTCGCCCGCACCCTCTGA
- a CDS encoding DUF3533 domain-containing protein — MSLVDELKSAVTPRAALLVVGVFALQLLFITSYVGALHHPKPTDVPFGVVAPPRVSTQLVEQLEQLPGGPIDPRTVTDEAEARKQIMNRDIDGALVVDVTGRTDTLLVASGGGTVLSSALETIFTKLEATQQRTVRTVDVAPASPEDFDGLSAFYLVVGWCVGGYICAAILAISAGSRPANPERAIIRLGVLALYAALGGLGGAIIVGPILGALPGSVAALWGLGTLVVFAVGAATLALQSVFGIVGIGLAILLIVVAGNPSAGGAFPLPMLPPFWKAIGPWLPPGAGTWAARSIAYFKGNDMTTSMLVLSAWAVVGSVVTLVMSSLKRRPQEEPIATELDTAGGAGAR; from the coding sequence ATGAGTCTCGTCGATGAACTGAAAAGCGCCGTCACCCCCCGAGCCGCCCTGCTCGTCGTCGGCGTCTTCGCCCTCCAGCTCCTGTTCATCACCTCGTACGTCGGGGCCCTGCACCACCCGAAGCCGACGGACGTGCCCTTCGGCGTCGTCGCGCCGCCACGGGTCTCCACCCAGCTCGTCGAGCAGCTGGAGCAGCTCCCCGGCGGGCCGATCGACCCCCGGACCGTCACCGACGAGGCCGAGGCGCGGAAGCAGATCATGAACCGGGACATCGACGGGGCCCTCGTCGTCGACGTCACCGGCCGCACCGACACCCTGCTCGTCGCCTCCGGCGGCGGCACCGTGCTCTCCTCCGCCCTGGAGACGATCTTCACCAAGCTGGAGGCGACCCAGCAGCGCACCGTCCGGACGGTCGACGTGGCCCCCGCGTCACCGGAGGACTTCGACGGACTCTCCGCCTTCTACCTCGTCGTCGGCTGGTGCGTCGGCGGCTACATCTGCGCCGCGATCCTGGCGATCAGCGCCGGTTCGCGCCCGGCCAACCCGGAGCGGGCGATCATCCGGCTCGGGGTGCTCGCGCTCTACGCGGCCCTCGGCGGGCTCGGCGGCGCGATCATCGTCGGCCCGATCCTGGGCGCGCTGCCCGGCAGCGTCGCGGCCCTGTGGGGCCTGGGCACCCTGGTCGTCTTCGCCGTCGGCGCCGCCACGCTCGCCCTGCAGTCGGTCTTCGGGATCGTCGGCATCGGCCTGGCGATCCTCCTCATCGTGGTCGCGGGCAACCCGAGCGCGGGCGGCGCCTTCCCGCTGCCGATGCTGCCGCCGTTCTGGAAGGCGATCGGCCCGTGGCTGCCCCCGGGCGCCGGCACCTGGGCGGCGCGCTCGATCGCGTACTTCAAGGGCAACGACATGACCACCTCGATGCTGGTCCTCTCGGCCTGGGCGGTCGTCGGCTCCGTCGTCACCCTGGTGATGTCCTCGCTGAAGCGCAGGCCACAGGAGGAGCCGATCGCCACGGAGCTCGACACCGCGGGCGGGGCCGGGGCCCGTTGA
- a CDS encoding DNA polymerase III subunit alpha, which translates to MPGFTHLHTASGYSLRYGASHPERLAARAAERGMDALALTDRDTLSGAVRFAKACAKEGVRPLFGVDLAHEAPEPATHDTGQGSARRVPVRGGAFVDESAPRALFLARSRAGWASLCAMITAAHAGSGAGGSGAAGAGAGAGVAGGSGGGAAGTGGQPLLPWAAGYDEGLTVLLGPASDVGRALAAGRPDRAARLLAPWRERYGDALRLEAVHHGRTGTGPGSLRLAARTVGFAAEQGVPPVLTNAVRYADPGLGPVADVLDSARRLVPVDPRKELDSGEAWLKGAEGPDGMLAAAELIVEAAGFRRDAAHRLLDRTAAVAADCLVDPEDDLGIGSAHFPEPYLVGAEHRTAQRVLASRAAAGMVLKGYEKRRAYWDRMHRELDVIAHHGFATYFLTVAQVVDDVRGMGIRVAARGSGAGSLVNHLLGIAHADPVEHGLLMERFLSKRRTVLPDIDVDVESARRLEVYRAIIGRFGTERVATVSMPETYRVRHAVRDVGAALSMDPAEIDRIAKAFPHIRARDALAALDELPELRELAGERDRFGRLWELVEALDALPRGIAMHPCGVLLSDASLLTRTPVVPTSGEGFPMSQFDKEDVEDLGLLKLDVLGVRMQSAMAHAVAEVERVTGARPDIDAIPEADPETYRLIRSTETLGCFQIESPGQRDLVGRLQPASFHDLVVDISLFRPGPVAADMVRPFIEARHGRAPVRYPHPDLEGPLKETYGVVVFHEQIIEIVRIMTGCRRDEADQVRRGLSDPGSQGRIKAWFAREAERKGYAAEVVARTWEIVEAFGSYGFCKAHAVAFAVPTYQSAWLKAHHPAAFYAGLLTHDPGMYPKRLLLADARRRGVPVLPLDVNRSAVAHRIELVSDVPAVWGLRLGLADVHGIGETESARIEAGQPYASLLDFWERARPRTPVAERLAQVGALDAFGANRRDLLLHLTELRRIHRGAASHGGQLPLAQGGKTAPVGLPDLDDTERLSAELGILGMDTSRHLMDDHHAFLRELGVVSAQRLRDTPHGRTVLVAGAKAATQTPPIRSGKRVIFSTLDDGTGLVDLAFFDDAHERCAHTVFHSWLLLVRGVVQRRGPRSLSVVGSAAWNLAELVELRASGGLEAVGARLAEPGPTGGDGDSGGGADSAPAGDRGDSGRRITMPTGYEMNPWADLRPAGEGAAAPPRKLWHSSPGSAG; encoded by the coding sequence ATGCCGGGATTCACGCACCTGCACACCGCGTCGGGCTACTCCCTGCGCTACGGGGCCTCGCACCCCGAACGGCTGGCCGCGCGGGCGGCCGAGCGGGGCATGGACGCGCTCGCCCTGACCGACCGCGACACCCTCTCCGGCGCGGTCCGCTTCGCGAAGGCGTGCGCGAAGGAGGGCGTCCGCCCCCTCTTCGGCGTGGACCTCGCCCATGAGGCGCCGGAGCCGGCGACGCACGACACGGGGCAGGGCTCCGCCCGCCGGGTGCCCGTGCGCGGCGGCGCCTTCGTCGACGAGTCCGCCCCCCGCGCCCTCTTCCTCGCCCGCTCCCGCGCCGGCTGGGCCTCCCTCTGCGCCATGATCACCGCTGCCCACGCCGGGAGCGGCGCGGGCGGGAGCGGTGCCGCGGGTGCGGGTGCGGGTGCGGGCGTCGCGGGCGGGAGTGGCGGGGGCGCGGCCGGTACGGGTGGGCAGCCCCTGCTGCCCTGGGCCGCCGGGTACGACGAGGGGCTGACCGTGCTCCTCGGCCCCGCGTCCGACGTCGGCCGCGCCCTCGCCGCGGGCCGCCCCGACCGGGCCGCCCGGCTGCTCGCCCCCTGGCGCGAGCGGTACGGCGACGCGCTGCGCCTGGAGGCCGTCCACCACGGCCGTACCGGCACAGGCCCCGGCTCCCTGCGGCTCGCCGCCCGTACCGTCGGCTTCGCCGCCGAGCAGGGCGTCCCGCCCGTCCTCACCAACGCCGTCCGCTACGCCGACCCCGGCCTGGGGCCCGTCGCCGACGTCCTCGACTCCGCCCGCCGGCTCGTCCCCGTCGACCCCCGCAAGGAGCTCGACAGCGGAGAGGCCTGGCTCAAGGGCGCCGAAGGACCCGACGGCATGCTCGCCGCCGCCGAACTGATCGTCGAGGCGGCCGGCTTCCGCCGGGACGCCGCCCACCGGCTGCTCGACCGGACGGCGGCGGTCGCCGCCGACTGCCTGGTCGACCCCGAGGACGACCTCGGCATCGGCTCCGCGCACTTCCCGGAGCCGTACCTCGTCGGCGCCGAACACCGCACCGCCCAGCGCGTCCTCGCCTCCCGGGCCGCCGCCGGCATGGTCCTCAAGGGGTACGAGAAGCGCCGCGCCTACTGGGACCGGATGCACCGCGAGCTGGACGTCATCGCCCACCACGGCTTCGCCACCTACTTCCTGACGGTCGCCCAGGTCGTCGACGACGTCCGGGGCATGGGCATCCGGGTCGCCGCCCGCGGCTCCGGCGCCGGCTCCCTCGTCAACCACCTCCTCGGCATCGCCCACGCCGACCCGGTCGAGCACGGCCTGCTCATGGAGCGCTTCCTGTCCAAGCGCCGCACCGTCCTGCCCGACATCGACGTCGACGTCGAGTCCGCCCGCCGCCTGGAGGTCTACCGGGCGATCATCGGCCGCTTCGGCACCGAGCGGGTCGCCACCGTCTCCATGCCCGAGACCTACCGGGTCCGCCACGCGGTACGGGACGTCGGTGCGGCCCTCTCCATGGACCCGGCCGAGATCGACCGGATCGCCAAGGCCTTCCCGCACATCCGCGCCCGGGACGCGCTCGCCGCCCTCGACGAACTGCCCGAGCTGCGGGAACTCGCCGGTGAGCGCGACAGGTTCGGCCGGCTCTGGGAGCTGGTCGAGGCGCTCGACGCCCTGCCGCGCGGTATCGCCATGCACCCCTGCGGGGTGCTGCTCTCGGACGCCTCGCTGCTCACCCGCACCCCCGTGGTGCCGACCAGCGGCGAGGGGTTCCCCATGTCGCAGTTCGACAAGGAGGACGTGGAGGACCTCGGGCTGCTCAAGCTCGACGTCCTCGGCGTGCGCATGCAGTCCGCGATGGCCCACGCCGTCGCCGAGGTCGAGCGCGTCACCGGCGCCCGCCCGGACATCGACGCGATCCCGGAGGCCGACCCCGAGACGTACCGGCTCATCCGCTCCACCGAGACCCTCGGCTGCTTCCAGATCGAGTCCCCGGGCCAGCGCGACCTCGTCGGCCGGCTCCAGCCCGCGTCCTTCCACGACCTCGTCGTCGACATCTCGCTCTTCCGCCCCGGGCCGGTCGCCGCCGACATGGTCCGCCCCTTCATCGAGGCCCGGCACGGCCGCGCCCCCGTCCGCTACCCGCACCCCGACCTGGAGGGACCGCTGAAGGAGACGTACGGCGTGGTCGTCTTCCACGAGCAGATCATCGAGATCGTCCGGATCATGACGGGCTGCCGCCGTGACGAGGCCGACCAGGTGCGGCGCGGGCTCTCGGACCCCGGGTCGCAGGGCCGGATCAAGGCGTGGTTCGCCCGGGAGGCGGAGCGGAAGGGGTACGCGGCCGAGGTCGTCGCCCGCACCTGGGAGATCGTGGAGGCCTTCGGCTCGTACGGCTTCTGCAAGGCGCACGCGGTGGCCTTCGCCGTGCCGACGTACCAGTCGGCCTGGCTCAAGGCGCACCACCCGGCGGCCTTCTACGCGGGGCTGCTCACCCACGATCCCGGCATGTACCCCAAGCGGCTGCTGCTCGCGGACGCGCGGCGGCGCGGGGTGCCGGTGCTGCCGCTGGACGTGAACCGCTCGGCGGTCGCCCATCGTATCGAACTGGTGTCCGATGTCCCGGCTGTGTGGGGCCTCCGGCTCGGTCTCGCCGACGTCCACGGCATCGGCGAGACCGAGAGCGCCCGCATCGAGGCCGGACAGCCCTACGCCTCCCTGCTCGACTTCTGGGAACGGGCCCGCCCGCGCACCCCCGTCGCCGAACGGCTCGCCCAGGTCGGCGCGTTGGACGCCTTCGGCGCCAACCGCCGCGACCTGCTGCTCCATCTGACCGAACTCCGGCGCATCCACCGGGGCGCCGCCTCCCACGGCGGCCAACTCCCGCTCGCCCAGGGCGGGAAGACCGCCCCCGTCGGCCTCCCCGACCTCGACGACACGGAACGCCTCAGCGCCGAGCTCGGCATCCTCGGCATGGACACCTCCCGCCACCTCATGGACGACCACCACGCCTTCCTCCGCGAACTCGGCGTCGTCTCCGCCCAGCGGCTGCGCGACACCCCCCACGGCCGGACCGTCCTGGTCGCGGGCGCCAAGGCCGCCACCCAGACCCCGCCCATCCGCTCCGGGAAGCGGGTCATCTTCAGCACGCTCGACGACGGCACGGGCCTGGTCGACCTCGCCTTCTTCGACGACGCCCACGAGCGCTGCGCCCACACCGTCTTCCACTCCTGGCTGCTCCTCGTCCGGGGCGTCGTGCAGCGGCGCGGCCCGCGCAGCCTCAGCGTCGTCGGCTCGGCCGCCTGGAACCTCGCCGAACTGGTCGAACTCCGGGCCTCCGGCGGCCTGGAGGCGGTGGGAGCGCGGCTCGCCGAACCGGGACCGACCGGCGGGGACGGTGACTCCGGCGGGGGCGCCGACTCCGCGCCCGCCGGCGACCGCGGCGACTCCGGCCGCCGCATCACGATGCCCACCGGCTACGAGATGAACCCCTGGGCCGACCTCCGGCCGGCCGGGGAGGGCGCCGCCGCACCGCCGCGGAAACTCTGGCACAGCAGCCCGGGGAGCGCGGGATGA
- a CDS encoding response regulator has translation MTNVLVVDDDFMVAKLHCRYVSAVEGFTVSGVAHSGAEALRAAERLRPDLVLLDVFLPDMDGIRVLRELRAAGLGMDALFITAARDVGTIRSALRAGALHYLIKPFTQAALHEQLRHVASLHTRLDDLDEARQEDVDQIFGTRPRGSRELPKGLAAHTADLVDSILRAHPEGLSATECAEAGALSRVSARRYLEYFAQTGRAEITLRYGGTGRPERRYRRLG, from the coding sequence GTGACGAATGTGCTGGTGGTGGACGACGACTTCATGGTCGCCAAGCTGCACTGCCGCTATGTGTCGGCGGTGGAGGGCTTCACCGTGTCCGGGGTCGCGCACAGCGGCGCCGAGGCGCTGCGCGCGGCCGAGCGGCTCCGCCCCGACCTCGTGCTCCTCGACGTCTTCCTGCCGGACATGGACGGGATCCGGGTGCTGCGGGAGCTGCGGGCGGCGGGTCTGGGCATGGACGCGCTCTTCATCACCGCGGCCCGGGACGTCGGCACGATCCGCTCGGCCCTCCGCGCGGGCGCGCTGCACTACCTGATCAAGCCGTTCACCCAGGCGGCCCTCCACGAGCAGCTCCGCCACGTGGCGTCCCTCCACACCCGCCTCGACGACCTCGACGAGGCCCGCCAGGAGGACGTGGACCAGATCTTCGGCACCCGCCCGCGCGGCTCCCGCGAGCTCCCGAAGGGCCTCGCCGCGCACACGGCCGACCTGGTCGACTCGATCCTCCGCGCCCACCCGGAGGGCCTCTCGGCGACGGAGTGCGCGGAGGCCGGCGCCCTGTCCCGGGTGAGCGCCCGCCGCTACCTGGAGTACTTCGCCCAGACGGGCCGCGCGGAGATCACCCTGCGGTACGGCGGGACGGGCAGGCCGGAACGGCGCTACCGACGGCTCGGCTGA
- a CDS encoding D-Ala-D-Ala carboxypeptidase family metallohydrolase, translating to MPRRTARSSFVRLLLSIVMLMASAVGGVVATAGTAHADGCYTWSRTLSEGSSGSDVTELQIRVAGYPGYGGVLAIDGAYGPGTAAAVKRFQAAYGLVADGVAGPATFSTIYSLQDDDCTPVHFSYAELNTCNTTWAGGAVSASAAKANALRTMWKLEALRHALGDQSVRVTSGFRSHACNDAVGGAASSRHLYGDAADLGSGPHSLCRLAQQARNHGFNGILGPGYPGHGDHTHVDHRAGRFWSASSCGI from the coding sequence ATGCCCCGACGCACCGCACGTTCCTCGTTCGTCCGCCTTCTTCTCTCGATTGTCATGCTCATGGCTTCTGCGGTGGGTGGAGTGGTGGCAACCGCCGGCACCGCCCATGCCGACGGCTGCTACACCTGGTCGCGCACCCTCTCCGAGGGATCCTCCGGCTCCGATGTGACGGAGCTGCAGATCCGTGTGGCCGGCTACCCCGGTTACGGCGGGGTCCTCGCGATCGACGGAGCCTACGGCCCCGGGACCGCCGCAGCCGTCAAGCGCTTCCAGGCCGCCTACGGACTGGTCGCCGACGGCGTCGCGGGCCCCGCGACCTTCAGCACGATCTACAGCCTCCAGGACGACGACTGCACACCGGTCCACTTCTCCTACGCCGAGCTGAACACCTGCAACACCACCTGGGCGGGCGGCGCAGTGAGCGCGTCCGCCGCCAAGGCCAACGCGCTGCGCACCATGTGGAAGCTGGAGGCCCTCCGCCACGCACTCGGCGACCAGTCCGTCCGGGTCACCAGCGGCTTCCGCAGTCACGCCTGCAACGACGCGGTCGGCGGGGCCGCGTCGAGCCGACACCTGTACGGCGACGCGGCCGACCTCGGCTCAGGACCCCACTCGCTGTGCCGCCTCGCCCAGCAGGCCCGCAACCACGGCTTCAACGGCATCCTCGGGCCCGGCTATCCCGGACACGGCGACCACACCCACGTCGACCACCGCGCCGGCCGCTTCTGGTCCGCGTCCAGCTGCGGCATCTGA
- a CDS encoding esterase/lipase family protein, which produces MLPWKHAVRALSVLLLTAAATLAPTTAASAQAETATASRGWNDYSCKPSAAHPRPVVLVHGTLGNSVDNWLVLAPYLVNRGYCVFSLDYGQLPNVPFFHGLGPIEKSAEQLDAYVDRVLAATGAPEVDLVGHSQGGMMPRWYLKFLGGAEKVNALVGIAPDNHGTTLLGLTKLLPYFPGAEDLIKANTPGLADQIAGSPFITRLNEGGDTVPGVRYHVIATQYDQVVTPYRSQFLTGPNVTNVLIQDKCALDLSEHVAIGTVDRVTFHEVANALDPARATPTTCLSVIG; this is translated from the coding sequence ATGCTGCCCTGGAAGCACGCCGTCAGAGCGCTGTCCGTCCTGCTCCTGACCGCCGCCGCCACCCTCGCGCCGACCACCGCCGCCTCGGCCCAGGCCGAGACCGCCACCGCCAGCCGTGGCTGGAACGACTACTCCTGCAAGCCGTCCGCCGCCCACCCGCGCCCGGTCGTCCTCGTCCACGGCACCCTCGGGAACTCCGTCGACAACTGGCTCGTCCTCGCGCCCTACCTGGTGAACCGCGGCTACTGCGTCTTCTCGCTCGACTACGGCCAGCTGCCGAACGTGCCGTTCTTCCACGGGCTCGGCCCCATCGAGAAGTCCGCCGAGCAGCTCGACGCGTACGTCGACCGGGTCCTCGCCGCGACCGGCGCCCCCGAGGTGGACCTCGTCGGACACTCGCAGGGCGGCATGATGCCCCGCTGGTACCTCAAGTTCCTCGGCGGGGCCGAGAAGGTGAACGCGCTCGTCGGGATCGCCCCCGACAACCACGGCACCACCCTCCTCGGCCTCACCAAGCTCCTGCCGTACTTCCCCGGCGCCGAGGACCTGATCAAGGCCAACACCCCGGGCCTCGCCGACCAGATCGCCGGCTCGCCGTTCATCACCCGGCTCAACGAGGGCGGCGACACCGTGCCCGGCGTCCGCTACCACGTCATCGCGACCCAGTACGACCAGGTCGTCACCCCGTACCGCTCGCAGTTCCTGACCGGCCCGAACGTCACCAACGTCCTCATCCAGGACAAGTGCGCGCTCGACCTGTCCGAGCACGTGGCGATCGGCACGGTGGACCGGGTCACCTTCCACGAGGTGGCCAACGCCCTCGATCCGGCCCGCGCGACGCCGACCACCTGCCTCTCGGTGATCGGCTAG
- a CDS encoding lytic polysaccharide monooxygenase: MTSRRTTAAVTASAVLALSGLASGSAFAHGSMTDPVSRVSACYAEGPEAPRSEACKAAVAASGAQAFYDWNAVNIANAAGKHRELIPDGKLCSAGNDKYRGLDLARSDWPASRLDSGAHTFRYKGTAPHRGSFELYVTKDGYDPSKPLTWADLEEKPFATVTDPRMESGDYVFEGTVPKKSGRHLIYSIWQRSDSPEAFYTCSDVVFGADSGGGTTPAPTASAPSEEQIEDGKDESSVEHGGHGDHDASTGAEETAAAPATAAPATEPAAGTTEAAEPSETVATTAPAAESTAPNAPAPAAGSGSGVELAETGGDATTPYLAVGGAAVLALGAAVLFGAARRRRTQG, encoded by the coding sequence ATGACCTCTCGCCGTACGACCGCGGCCGTGACCGCCTCCGCTGTGCTCGCACTCTCCGGGCTGGCCTCCGGGTCCGCCTTCGCGCACGGGTCGATGACCGATCCGGTGAGCCGGGTGTCGGCCTGTTACGCGGAGGGGCCCGAGGCGCCGCGGTCGGAGGCGTGCAAGGCGGCGGTGGCGGCCAGTGGGGCGCAGGCGTTCTACGACTGGAACGCGGTGAACATCGCGAACGCCGCAGGGAAGCACCGGGAGCTGATCCCGGACGGCAAGCTGTGCAGCGCCGGCAACGACAAGTACCGGGGGCTCGACCTGGCGCGGAGCGACTGGCCCGCGAGCCGGCTGGACTCCGGGGCGCACACCTTCCGCTACAAGGGGACGGCGCCGCACCGGGGCTCGTTCGAGCTGTACGTGACGAAGGACGGGTACGACCCGTCGAAGCCGCTGACCTGGGCGGACCTGGAGGAGAAGCCGTTCGCGACGGTGACCGACCCGCGGATGGAGAGCGGCGACTACGTCTTCGAGGGGACGGTGCCGAAGAAGTCCGGCCGTCATCTGATCTACTCGATCTGGCAGCGCTCCGACTCCCCCGAGGCGTTCTACACCTGCTCGGACGTGGTGTTCGGGGCGGACAGCGGCGGGGGTACGACTCCGGCGCCGACCGCCTCCGCGCCGAGCGAGGAGCAGATCGAGGACGGCAAGGACGAGTCGTCCGTCGAGCACGGCGGGCACGGGGACCACGACGCGTCGACCGGGGCGGAGGAGACGGCGGCCGCGCCCGCGACGGCCGCCCCGGCCACGGAGCCGGCCGCCGGGACGACGGAGGCCGCCGAGCCGAGCGAGACCGTCGCGACCACGGCGCCGGCCGCTGAGAGCACCGCGCCCAACGCGCCCGCGCCGGCGGCCGGTTCGGGGTCCGGGGTGGAGCTGGCCGAGACCGGTGGCGACGCCACCACCCCGTACCTCGCGGTCGGTGGCGCCGCCGTGCTCGCGCTCGGCGCGGCCGTGCTCTTCGGGGCCGCCCGGCGACGCCGGACCCAGGGATAA